From Mycobacterium sp. HUMS_12744610, one genomic window encodes:
- a CDS encoding DUF4031 domain-containing protein — protein MTVYVDDMRLPAKVNGISARWSHLMADTDDELRAFTKRLGLKQEWAQKPGTWESHYDVTDRLRTAAIRLGAVPIGVFSAEALALAERRMAQCD, from the coding sequence TTGACTGTCTACGTCGACGATATGCGCCTACCGGCCAAAGTGAACGGCATCTCCGCACGCTGGTCACACCTCATGGCCGACACCGACGACGAACTCCGCGCCTTCACCAAAAGACTTGGACTCAAACAGGAATGGGCGCAGAAGCCCGGCACCTGGGAATCGCACTACGACGTCACCGACCGTCTACGCACCGCCGCCATCAGGCTGGGCGCGGTACCCATCGGTGTGTTCAGCGCCGAAGCGCTCGCACTCGCGGAAAGACGGATGGCCCAATGCGACTGA
- a CDS encoding DUF6283 family protein → MRLTQKNSCQVRGPAPQPCASCPYRRDVPSGIWAAEEYAKLPAYDADTPFQPPHLFLCHQTSADHPRARVCAGWVGCHGSDLLALRLAAARGIVDGTELDINRTTTSVPLFSSGAAAADHGLRDIDTPGVRAREAINKIADRRSDTTTLGESSA, encoded by the coding sequence ATGCGACTGACGCAGAAGAACAGTTGCCAGGTGCGTGGACCAGCGCCACAACCCTGCGCCTCGTGTCCATACCGCCGCGACGTCCCGAGCGGAATCTGGGCCGCCGAGGAATACGCCAAATTGCCCGCCTACGACGCCGACACCCCATTCCAGCCGCCACACCTGTTCCTCTGCCACCAAACCAGCGCTGACCACCCCCGAGCGCGAGTGTGCGCCGGCTGGGTCGGCTGCCACGGCAGCGACCTGCTCGCCCTCCGCCTGGCCGCCGCCCGCGGCATCGTCGACGGCACCGAACTGGACATCAACCGCACGACCACATCTGTACCACTATTCAGTTCCGGCGCCGCCGCCGCAGACCATGGCCTCCGCGACATCGACACCCCAGGCGTACGGGCACGTGAAGCCATCAACAAAATCGCCGACCGCCGCAGCGACACAACAACACTGGGGGAAAGCAGCGCCTAG